DNA from Dietzia lutea:
GTCGGGGAAGCTGAACAGGTCGAGCTCGGTGCCGAGCCGCCGGTGGTCGCGCTTCTCCGCCTCGGCCAGTCGGTCGAGGTAGGCGTCCATGGCCTCGGTGCTCTCCCACGCGGTGCCGTAGATGCGCTGGAGGCCGGCGTTGCTCTGGTCGCCCCGCCAGTAGGCGGCCGACGAGCGGGTGAGCGTGAACGCGGGGATGAACTTGGTGGTCGGAGCGTGGGGTCCGCGGCACAGGTCGGACCAGATGACCTCACCGGTCCGGGGGTTGAGGTTGTCGTACGCGGTGAGTGCGCCCGCGCCCACCTCCATGATCTCGGAGTCCTCGAGGGCCTCGGCGCCGCCCTCGTCGCCTGCGTCCGCCCGACCCTTGTCCTCGATGAGCTCGAGCTTGTACGGTTCGCCGGCCAGCTCGGCCCGGGCCTCGTCGAGCGAGGCGTACTCGCGGCGCGAGAAGCGCTGACCCGCCTTGATGATCTTCTTCATCCGCTTCTCGAGGTCCTTGAGGTCCTCGGGGGTGAACGGCTCGGCCACGTCGAAGTCGTAGTAGAAGCCGTTCTCGATCGGCGGCCCGATGCCGAGCTTGGCCTCGGGGAACTTGTCCTGAACGGCCTGGGCGAGCACGTGTGCGCAGGAGTGTCGGATCACCGAGCGGCCGTCCTCGGTGTCGGCGCGGACGAGCTCGACCTCGGTGTCCACCTCCGGCTCCCACGACAGATCCCGCAGCGTGCCCTCCGGATCGCGCACCACGACGATCGTCTCCGGCCCGCTGCGCGATTGGAGTTCGCGCTCGGCGAGGATCTTGCCCGCCGGCTCACCGGCCGGGATGACGGTGGTCACGGTGGCCGCACCCGTCGCGTCGACATCGGCTTGAGGCATGCGGTTCTCGGACACGGGGGACGATCTCCTCGGCAGTGGACGTCGGGCGGCGACGGGCCGCCCGGGCTGACACCGCGGTCCGTACGGCGGACCGGGCCGGTCCATGCTACCCGGGCCCCCTCGGAATCCCGGACCTCGCCGGGGCGTTGCACCCGGGTATGCGCATCGATGTCTGGTCCGACGTCATCTGTCCGTTCTGCTGGATCGGCAAGCGGCATCTGGAGGCGGCGCTGGAGTCCTTCCGGGTCGAGCATCCCGACACCGAGGTCGAGGTCGCGTGGCGCGCCTACGAACTCGATCCGTCGGCACCTCGCGTCACGGGCGACGAGCCGGGCGAGACCAGCGTCGAGATGCTCGCGCGCAAATACGGGATGTCCCGGGCCGAAGCCGAGGCTGGGCAGAAGCAGATGGCCGCCCGCTTCCGCGAGTTGGGTCTGGAGTTCGACTGGCGGTCGGCGCGGGTCAGCTCGACGTTCGACGCGCACCGGCTCGCCGCGTTGGCGGCTGAGCACGGGCGCGCCGACGAGGTGGACGAGGGACTGCGCCGCGCCCACTTCTCGGAGGGTCAGGTGATCTCGGACCCCGCCGTGTTGCGACGTATCGGCGTCGACGCCGGCCTGCCCTCCGACTCGGTCGACCGGGTGCTGGCCGGCGACGATTTCTCCGACCAGGTCCGGCGCGACGTGGAGACCGCCCGCGGCCTCGGGGTCCGAGGGGTGCCGTTCTTCGTGTTCGATGGCCGGCTCGCGGTGAGCGGCGCGCAGCCCGTGGAGGTGTTCGTACAGGCGCTGGAGCAGGCACTGGAGTCCGGCGCGGAGGCCACGTCCGACGCCGGCTGACCCGTCTCGCCGGCCGACCCCGCACCGGCTGCTGCCGCGCCGCGGTCGCCCCCTGCGACGACAGAAGCCCTCCCGGCATCCGGGAGGGCTTCTGATTGCCTTGTGGTCCTAACTGGGTTCGAACCAGTGACCTCTCCGGTGTGAACGGAGCGCTCTTCCGCTGAGCTATAGGACCGCATGTCGCCGGGCTCTCTCGCTCGGCACCGGAACACTGTAGCAAGCCCCGGCCCGCCGCCCAATTCGGGGCCCGGATCCCCGTTCCCGCCCAGCTCGCGCACACCGCTGCGCCCCCGCCGCCCCGCGCCGCGCCCCCGCCGCGCTCCCCCAGCCACCGTCAGTGTGGCCGACCGGCGAGTGGTCACAAACGACGAAATTTCCGAGTCGTGACCTGGGAAAACTTGGACACATATGACCGCTCGGCGGTGAGCGCGTCCGGCGGCGCCCGCCAGCCCGGCGCGCGGGCCCTCTACCGCCCGCGTCCGCTCGTACCGTCCTCCCGCCGCGCGCTCGGAGGCGCCGCGGGCGGAATTCACCGCCGGGTTGTGCCGAGCGCGCGGGCGGGCGCGATGCGCCTCCGAAGTCTGCCGGGCGCGCGGGCGGGCGAACTCGCTGTCCAGGCCTGGCGGGCACTCAGGCGAGCGGCTAGCCGAGTAGATGGAACGGGTTCGCGTGCGGAGGCGACGGGGCGCGGGGCTCCGGCCGGGGAGGGGCGTGTGCGGCCAAGGCCTGCGGGCAGGTAAGCCACTGGGCAGGCGCGATCGCGGCCGCGACCGGCGGGCGCGTTCTCTGCGGATCGCCAGGGGCGCTCGCTGCGAAGGCGGATCGGCCGGTGTGTGGGTCTGCCGGGAGCGGTCGCAGACGCCTGTTTTCGGACATCCGCCCAGTTCATCGCGCATTTCCGACCCCGGATTTGTGTTCCGTCGAACTCGTCGGCTAATGTTCATTCTCGCAACGCGGTAAGCAACAGCGAGCCGGGAAGCGATGCGGATGTGGCGCAGCTGGTAGCGCATCACCTTGCCAAGGTGAGGGTCGCGGGTTCGAATCCCGTCATCCGCTCGGAGGGATCGAGGAGCCAGGACGTCCTCACCAGGCTCGATACCTTTGCGGTGGAGTGGCCGAGTGGTGAGGCAGCGGCCTGCAAAGCCGTCAACACGGGTTCGATTCCCGTCTCCACCTCTACGTCCGGATTCGTCCGGGCGCAGAACCCGCGCGATTAGCTCAGCGGGAGAGCGCTTCCCTGACACGGAAGAGGTCACTGGTTCAATCCCAGTATCGCGCACCACACGAAAGCCCCGGCCCCGGCTGGGGCTTTCGGCGTTGATGCGCCGGTGGTGAAATGCGCTTCGAGACCCAGCCGCGGTCCTCCCCTGCCACCGGACAGATCGCCGCCGTACCGGTACCTGACCGTTCCGCCGGTGTGATGTCTGTCGCGGATGATGAGTACATGACTGCCACGCCCCGACTCCACCATCCGACGACGGTCGGCCGGGCCGACGTGGCGAGCATGCGCGGCCGCGTCGTCGACCGCCGCCACATCACCGGGGTCCTTGCCGACCTCCGTCGGACCGCTGCCGACTCGTATGAGGTCACGCTCGTGCTCGGCGGTGGCGACGACATCGAGCGGTATGTCATCCGCGGGGTACGCGAGGACGAGAGCCTTCATCTGCACGCGTGAACGGTGCCCCTAGGCTGGCTGGGTGACCGCGCGACTCGACGAGGCCGTAGAGGCCGACCTCGGCCCCCTCTCGGACCTGGCCGCCCGTACGTTCCCGCTGGCGTGCCCGCCCGACCTCGACGCGGGGGTGATCGGAGCCTTCATCACCGAGCACCTCAGTGAAAAGGCGTTCAGGGCATACAAGGAGTCCCCGGACCACGAGGTGCTGGTGTGTCGTGCAGACGGCGGCGCGATCGTGGGGTACGTCCTGCTCGTAGAGGGCACGGCGATGGATCCGGACTGCGCATCGCAGATCGTCCACCGCCCCACGACGGGCATCAGCAAGTTCTACGTCGACCCGGACCACCACGGCGCGGGTATCGCGTCCTTGATGCTCGACGACGTGACGGCGCGGAGCCGGCAGTCGGGTGTGCGGAGCGTCTGGTTGGCCACAAACGTCGCGAACGCGCGGGCCCGCAGGTTCTACGTCAAGCACGGGTTCGAGCCTCGCGGAAATCGGACTTTTGACGTGGGCGGCGTAGCCAACACCGACGTCGTCTACGAACTGCCCCTCTGAGTCGCGCTGCTGCGGTTGGACGAGTCCTCGCTCGGGGCTCCCGGGCGGGACAACGCACCTCTCATCGCACGCGATCCCTGAGTGGGCGCTCGCGCGGGTCGCCAGATCGTGGGAGGGCAACGCCGCCTATCCGATCACGCGCCACCTGTGGGATCCCTTAGGCGTCGCGTTATCCGATAGGTGGCGCGGAGGCCGATGGGTGGCGGGCGCTCCGATAGGTGACGTCGCGGGTCGAGAGCCTCGCGGGTCGCGGCGAGTCGCCGACACCGGGTAGGCCGCGGCGCCGCGCTGCTACGGCCGGAGGTCAGCCGCC
Protein-coding regions in this window:
- a CDS encoding DsbA family oxidoreductase, yielding MRIDVWSDVICPFCWIGKRHLEAALESFRVEHPDTEVEVAWRAYELDPSAPRVTGDEPGETSVEMLARKYGMSRAEAEAGQKQMAARFRELGLEFDWRSARVSSTFDAHRLAALAAEHGRADEVDEGLRRAHFSEGQVISDPAVLRRIGVDAGLPSDSVDRVLAGDDFSDQVRRDVETARGLGVRGVPFFVFDGRLAVSGAQPVEVFVQALEQALESGAEATSDAG
- a CDS encoding GNAT family N-acetyltransferase yields the protein MTARLDEAVEADLGPLSDLAARTFPLACPPDLDAGVIGAFITEHLSEKAFRAYKESPDHEVLVCRADGGAIVGYVLLVEGTAMDPDCASQIVHRPTTGISKFYVDPDHHGAGIASLMLDDVTARSRQSGVRSVWLATNVANARARRFYVKHGFEPRGNRTFDVGGVANTDVVYELPL